The segment TCTTTGCCAAAGCGGTTTTCGGCTGTACCGGTCTTACCGCATACGTTGATTTCGCCTGGAGCAAAGTTAGCCCGACGACAAGTGCCCGCTAGGACGGCGCCGTGCATCCCCTGTGCGATCTCCTCCCAGTAACCTGGCGAGACGATCGTATGGTGCGGTGTCCTATAAATGGAGTCTAGTGGGGAGTGCTCGATCTTGCGGACGACATGGGGCTTGTAGTAGTACCCTCTATTGGCGATGGTAGCTGCGAGGTTTGCCATCTGGAGGGGGGTGAGCAGCACCTCGCCCTGACCGATGGAGAGGGAGATGATGGTGGAGGAGTTCCAGCGTCGATAGACGCGATCGTAGACGGAGCTATTGGGTATGAAGCCACGGTTCTCGCCCGCTAGGTCGACGCCAAGCTTGTAGCCGAAGCCAAAGTCTACCATATAGTCTCGCCACTTATTGAGCGCATCCTGCACGCTGGGGTAGCGTGTGCGATCGTCTAGTAGGAAGTGCAGTCCCCAGCAGAAGTAAGCGTTGCAAGAGGTGGTTAGCGCACTGCGCAGATTGAGCGGGGAGGCATGACCGTGGCAGGCGGGACGTCCTCGCATACGAGGATACCCATGAGCACAGGAGAGGAGCGTGGAGGGGGTGACGAGATGCTCCTGAAGCATCAAGGCGCCCATGGCGGGCTTGAAGGTAGAGCCGGGGGGGTAGGTACCCATGATGGCTCGGTTGAAGAGAGGCTTGCCCTCCTGTAGGACTAGCTGCTGGTGTGCCTTGCCTAAGCTCTTGCCTTGCAGCAGGCGCACGTCGTAGGAGGGTGAAGAGACGAGACAGAGCACTTCGCCACTCTTGGGCTCGATCATGACGATAGCACCACGCTTGCCCTGCAGGAGCTTTTCGCCTAGGCTCTGCAAACCTATGTCGATGCTGAGGGTCAGATCTTCGCCAGGTATCGCCTCGATGTCGTCAGCACCATCGTTGTAGCTCCCCTGGATCCTACCACGGGCGTCTCGGAGCAGGAGGTTGACACCATTGCGCCCTCGTAAGATGCTGTCGTAGGTGCGCTCGACGCCACTCTTGCCTACATATTGTCCGAGAGCGAGGGTACTATCGGCTTTGAGCTCCTCGGGACTGGACTCGCCTAGGTATCCGAGTAGCAGTGCGGCATTGGGCTGGTCGGAGCGACGTACAGCGCGGGGACGAAGTGTGAAGCCTGGTAGACGGAAGAGCTGCTCCTGTATGAAACCCGCCTCTTCGCTGGTGAGCTGTGACCAGAAGAGTTGCGGAGTAAAGGGCGAGTAGCCGGGATTGATCGAGCGATCCCGCAGTGCCGTCATGCGATCCTTGAGCTCGAGCTCGGAGGTGTGGAGGAGGCTGGACAGTAGGGGCATGTCGAGGGTGTCGGCGAGCTCTTTTGTAGTGACGAGGAGGTCGTAGGCTGGCTCGTTGTAGACGAGTAGTGTCCCTTTGCGGTCATAGATGACGCCTCGGTCAGGGAAGATGACCTCTTCATAAAGAGCATTGCGCATAGCGCGCTCTTTGTACTCTGAGCTTACGAGCTGCAGATAGCCGAGCCGTATGACATATAGCACCACGATGCTTATAGCGATCATCGGGAGGACGGCGATGCGTAGTCGATGGCGTGAACGCTCCATATATTTATCCGCTAGCTCTGATGCCGTGGCAGGTGCTCGAGGAAGAGCATCTGCAGGATCATCACGATGAGATAGGTCAGGAGCATACTACTACCCATCCTGAGAAAGTAATAGCCCCAGTCGAAGCCGCGCAGTGAGTCTAGCGTGAAGAGGACAAACTGATGGATCGCGACCATCTCTAGGATAACGAGCCAGATGCCCCAACCATGTATGCGCATGGAAGGAGCGCGGCGTAAGTTGCTCTCGACATCTACGGCAGGAGCTAGGAGGTAGTTGCGTAGGAAGCCGACGAGCGTCAAGGAGGCCATGTGTAGCCCTGGGGTGCCACTGAGGAGATCGACGGAGAGTCCGACGAGTGCTCCGACGAGTGTGAGCCACTCTCGCGGAGTATCTACGCTAAAGAGTAGTAGCGCAAAGAGATAGACCGACGGGGTCGCATAGCGAAAGAGCTGTATGTAGTTAAAGACCTCGACCTGTAGCAGTACTAGCAGTACGATGCCTAGGGTGGTCCATATCATTTGTAGTCTCATAGATCCTCTTTGCTCTCTGGCTTCTCTTGGTTCTTGGGCTTCTCTTGGTTCTTGGGCTCCTCTAGGTTCTTAGGTTCCTCTAGATTGATCGTATAGCCACCCGTTATCACATAGACGTGGTGTAGCTGCCCGAAGTCTGTCGCGAGAAGCACAGGGAGCTCCTTGCGATAGGTCAGGGGCGTACCCTCAGCGCCTTCGCCCTCTAGTCTGCCGATCACCATGCCTGGCGGAAAGATCGCAGAGTAGCCACTCGTCACGAGCGTGTCCCCGACGGCTAGATGCGCATGCTTGGGCAAGCCCCGCACGATGCTCTCCGAGGGAGAGAGCTTTTGTCGCCACGAGAGATTTCCCACATGCCTTTCGCGTAGTGTCATACAGCTGAGGGTCAGGCTCTCGTTGATGAGCGGTACGACCGTAGCGTAGCGAGCCCCTACCTGAGCAACGATGCCTACGACACCGCTCTGGGAGACGACCCCCATATTGGGCTTGATGCCGTCACGAGCGCCACGATCTATGGTCATCATATTGTTTGCCTTGAGATAGGTCAAGCTGACGACCCGTGCCGTCACAAAGGTAAAGCTAGGCTCCTCCCGCACGATGGTGTCTAAGGTGTCTAAAGGTGTCAGCACCTGTGGTACGACGGTGTCTGCGAGGAAGTATTCGAACTGCCTCTGCAGGGAGAGGTAGCGCCCTTCGAGCGCTGCCAGCTGTGCCGTGAGCTGTTGGTTCTGCTGCTGTAGCGATAAGTAGGAGCGCCAGCGTGACCCCTCGGTATGAATCCTCCCCACGACAGACGAACTGGCAGCCGCTCCCACGAATGAGTGGTAGAGACTGCCATGAAAGAGTAGGAGCAAGGCGACCGCCTCACACACCACTAGGAGCACCCAGTGCAGGTTCGCACGAAGGAGTTCGAGGAGACGACGCATGGTTATCTCTTATTGCTATAGTGCCACGTGACTACCCTCTAGTGAATGAGAAAGTTGTAACTATCTACATTCTTGAGCGCCTTGTCGGTACCCATAGCCACAGCGCGTAGTGGATCCTCGGGGACGTTGAACTGTATCGCGAAGCGACGTGTCAGTCTATCCGCCAGACCACGCAGGAGTGCACCACCGCCTGTCAGGGAAATACCGTTTTGCGTTACATCGGAGTAGAGCTCAGGAGGCGTACTCTCTAGTGTCTTGAGGATAGCGCTCTCGATCTTGACTATAGACTTGTCGAGACACTGAGCGATCTCCTGATAGGAGACGCTGATCTGTCGTGGCAGAGAGTCCATCAGGTCGGCACTCGTGACGATAAAGTCTTCGGGAGCGTTGTCTAGCTCAGCGAGAGCACTACCTACCTCGATCTTGATCTGCTCTGCGGTACGCTCACCGACACGTACATTGTGCTTCTGGCGCATGTACTCCATAATGTCGTGGGTGAACTCGTCACCGGCTACACGTATCGACTGCTTGGAGGAGATACCACCGAGCGAGATGACAGCTATCTCGGTCGTACCACCGCCTATGTCGACTACCATGTTGCCCTCAGGGGCGAGGACATCTATGCCGATGCCTATAGCGGCAGCCATCGACTCATAGAGCATATAGACGTCACGACCGCCAGCGTGCTCGCTCGAGTCCTTGACGGCGCGTATCTCTACTTCAGTACTGCCCGAGGGTACACTGACTACCATACGTAGTGAGGGGGAGAAGAGCGAGTGCGATTTCTTATTGATCTGCTTGACCATACCTCGGATCATCTTCTCGGCTGCGTCAAAGTCCGCTATGACGCCATCTCTGAGAGGACGCACCGAGCGAATGTACTCGTGTCCCTTCTCATAGATCTCTCGCGCCTTCGTACCCACGGCAATCACCTCGTCGTTGCGCCGATCGAAAGCGATGACACTAGGCTCATCGAAAACGATCTTCCCATCCTTCATTATAATCGTATTAGCTGTGCCGAGGTCAATAGCTAATTCTTGTCGTAGTTTGAATAGTCCCATATATTGTTTGGTTGTGACTAATGATTAATGTCTAAAGTGGCGAATACCTGTCGTCACCATGGCAACGCCCTGCTCGTTGCACGCGTCGATGCTTTCCTGGTCTCGTATCGATCCTCCAGGCTGTACGATTGCTGTGATGCCGGCTGTGGCTGCTAGATCCACACAGTCACGGAAGGGGAAGAAAGCGTCGCTCGCCAGGACAGCCCCCTTGAGGTCAAAGCCAAAGGTGTGCGCCTTCTGGATCGCTTGTCTGAGAGCAGAAACACGAGAAGTCTGGCCGATACCTGTCGCTAGTAGTTGGCTGTCACGGACGATAGCCAGCGCATTGCTCTTGCAGTACTTGACGATGCTCTCGGCCATACGGATGTCTGCCATCTCATCTTCGGAGGGCGTAGCCTCCGTGACAGATGTGTAGACGACTGGCTCGGAGAGTATGTCAGGCGTCTGTACCAAGTAGCCACCCGCAGCTGTGCGGATGCTGTCTAGGTCGGGTAGGGGAGCTTTCTGTAGTAGGAGGATGCGCTTCGACTTCTGACCCAATATCTGCAAAGCTTCAGTGTCAAAGTCTGGAGCTATGAGTACCTCAAAGAAGACATGCGAGATCTGCTCTGCTGTCTCCTTGTCGATTGCTCTATTTGCCACTAGGATACCGCCAAAGGCAGACTCCGTGTCCGCCTCATAAGCTGCTTGCCAAGCCTCCGAGATCGTCTCGCGTGAAGCGATACCGCACGGGTTGGTGTGCTTGAGTACCGCAAAGGTGGGCGCTTCGAACTCCTGAATGAGATGCACGGCAGCGTCTAGATCCTGTAGGTTGTTGTAGGATAGCTCCTTGCCTTGTAGCTTGTCAAAGTAGTGATCTAGGTCGCCATAGTAGAAGCCCATCTGGTGAGGATTCTCGCCATAGCGTAGGACTCGTGGGTTGCGCCCGGAGATATGTAGTGCCGTATGAGCGCCTGCATCAAAGTAATTGAAGATATCACTATCGTAGGTCGCTGTCACCTCAAAAGCACGCAGCGCATAGCTCCTTCGCTCTGGTAGCGTTGTAGAGCAGCCGTCACGCTCCAGCAGCTCTATGAGCCCGTCGTACTGATCACGATGCGAGCAGATAAGCACGTCGTGGTAGTTCTTTGCCGCAGCACGTATGAGGGAGATACCGCCGATGTCGATCTTCTCAATGATCTCCTCCTCACTGGCACCACTAGCGACCGTCTCAGCAAAGGGGTATAGATCCACAATGACAAGGTCTATCAGGGGGAGGGTGTACTGCGCTACCTGCTCCTC is part of the Porphyromonas asaccharolytica DSM 20707 genome and harbors:
- a CDS encoding penicillin-binding transpeptidase domain-containing protein; translated protein: MERSRHRLRIAVLPMIAISIVVLYVIRLGYLQLVSSEYKERAMRNALYEEVIFPDRGVIYDRKGTLLVYNEPAYDLLVTTKELADTLDMPLLSSLLHTSELELKDRMTALRDRSINPGYSPFTPQLFWSQLTSEEAGFIQEQLFRLPGFTLRPRAVRRSDQPNAALLLGYLGESSPEELKADSTLALGQYVGKSGVERTYDSILRGRNGVNLLLRDARGRIQGSYNDGADDIEAIPGEDLTLSIDIGLQSLGEKLLQGKRGAIVMIEPKSGEVLCLVSSPSYDVRLLQGKSLGKAHQQLVLQEGKPLFNRAIMGTYPPGSTFKPAMGALMLQEHLVTPSTLLSCAHGYPRMRGRPACHGHASPLNLRSALTTSCNAYFCWGLHFLLDDRTRYPSVQDALNKWRDYMVDFGFGYKLGVDLAGENRGFIPNSSVYDRVYRRWNSSTIISLSIGQGEVLLTPLQMANLAATIANRGYYYKPHVVRKIEHSPLDSIYRTPHHTIVSPGYWEEIAQGMHGAVLAGTCRRANFAPGEINVCGKTGTAENRFGKDHSAFIGFAPLEDPKVAISVYVENGGFGAIYGVPIGRVMMEYYLRDGELSGTSQAIVEQISRQKIFYTHDT
- the mreD gene encoding rod shape-determining protein MreD, which encodes MRLQMIWTTLGIVLLVLLQVEVFNYIQLFRYATPSVYLFALLLFSVDTPREWLTLVGALVGLSVDLLSGTPGLHMASLTLVGFLRNYLLAPAVDVESNLRRAPSMRIHGWGIWLVILEMVAIHQFVLFTLDSLRGFDWGYYFLRMGSSMLLTYLIVMILQMLFLEHLPRHQS
- the mreC gene encoding rod shape-determining protein MreC, with the translated sequence MRRLLELLRANLHWVLLVVCEAVALLLLFHGSLYHSFVGAAASSSVVGRIHTEGSRWRSYLSLQQQNQQLTAQLAALEGRYLSLQRQFEYFLADTVVPQVLTPLDTLDTIVREEPSFTFVTARVVSLTYLKANNMMTIDRGARDGIKPNMGVVSQSGVVGIVAQVGARYATVVPLINESLTLSCMTLRERHVGNLSWRQKLSPSESIVRGLPKHAHLAVGDTLVTSGYSAIFPPGMVIGRLEGEGAEGTPLTYRKELPVLLATDFGQLHHVYVITGGYTINLEEPKNLEEPKNQEKPKNQEKPESKEDL
- a CDS encoding rod shape-determining protein, coding for MGLFKLRQELAIDLGTANTIIMKDGKIVFDEPSVIAFDRRNDEVIAVGTKAREIYEKGHEYIRSVRPLRDGVIADFDAAEKMIRGMVKQINKKSHSLFSPSLRMVVSVPSGSTEVEIRAVKDSSEHAGGRDVYMLYESMAAAIGIGIDVLAPEGNMVVDIGGGTTEIAVISLGGISSKQSIRVAGDEFTHDIMEYMRQKHNVRVGERTAEQIKIEVGSALAELDNAPEDFIVTSADLMDSLPRQISVSYQEIAQCLDKSIVKIESAILKTLESTPPELYSDVTQNGISLTGGGALLRGLADRLTRRFAIQFNVPEDPLRAVAMGTDKALKNVDSYNFLIH
- the purH gene encoding bifunctional phosphoribosylaminoimidazolecarboxamide formyltransferase/IMP cyclohydrolase: MTTRPIRRALISVYHKEGIDRIARILHAAEVEIVSTGGTQQYIESLGIPCTPVEALTSLPSILGGRVKTLHPMIFGGILARRDNAHDEEQVAQYTLPLIDLVIVDLYPFAETVASGASEEEIIEKIDIGGISLIRAAAKNYHDVLICSHRDQYDGLIELLERDGCSTTLPERRSYALRAFEVTATYDSDIFNYFDAGAHTALHISGRNPRVLRYGENPHQMGFYYGDLDHYFDKLQGKELSYNNLQDLDAAVHLIQEFEAPTFAVLKHTNPCGIASRETISEAWQAAYEADTESAFGGILVANRAIDKETAEQISHVFFEVLIAPDFDTEALQILGQKSKRILLLQKAPLPDLDSIRTAAGGYLVQTPDILSEPVVYTSVTEATPSEDEMADIRMAESIVKYCKSNALAIVRDSQLLATGIGQTSRVSALRQAIQKAHTFGFDLKGAVLASDAFFPFRDCVDLAATAGITAIVQPGGSIRDQESIDACNEQGVAMVTTGIRHFRH